In Musa acuminata AAA Group cultivar baxijiao chromosome BXJ3-9, Cavendish_Baxijiao_AAA, whole genome shotgun sequence, a single genomic region encodes these proteins:
- the LOC135649686 gene encoding arginine-specific demethylase JMJ20-like isoform X2 has product MTIAEFISYWLKLSSRKDSSVLRCNDNDESLLYLKDWHFFKEYPDYVAYRTPPCFTDDWLNLYLDSHLIHRDSDIHRDKNEINCADYRFVYMGPKGTWTPLHADVFRSYSWSANVCGRKLWLFLPPSQCHLVFDRNFRSSVYNVYDDVSEAQFPGFKKTIWLKCTQEQNEVIFVPSGWYHQVHNLEDTISINHNWFNAYNLSWVWGLLLRDYNVAKEYIEDIRDICDDFEGLCQRNLAANTGMNFYDFMIFITRFTLGNIIQLFHLRHEEGSINNLLTKSRYFITNLMSIRAVASKIKTVEAFAEENLKSCSVENHTAFSDVQKIFEEPEFHDLCSALKRTYESIDNQWEQDPQTRTALFSQDCFKCLKTDSGFLDFVISPTSKVCGPEDLVSLIDHAMEKTNGSCCNFSFPSELFDVEPFVV; this is encoded by the exons ATGACTATTGCGGAGTTCATTAGCTATTGGCTCAAACTTTCTTCAAGAAAAGATAGCAGTGTCTTAAGATGCAATGATAATGATGAGTCTTTGCTATATCTTAAAGACTGGCATTTTTTCAAG GAATATCCTGATTATGTGGCTTACAGAACTCCTCCATGTTTCACTGATGATTGGCTCAATCTATATCTTGATAGTCATTTGATACATCGAGATTCTGACATTCATcgtgataaaaatgaaataaattgtgCTGACTACCGCTTTGTTTATATGGGACCAAAAG GTACTTGGACTCCTCTTCATGCTGACGTTTTCAGGTCATACAGTTGGTCTGCCAATGTATGTGGGAGAAAACTTTGGCTCTTTCTACCACCTTCTCAGTGTCACCTTGTGTTTGACAG GAATTTTAGATCCTCGGTATATAATGTTTATGATGATGTTTCTGAGGCACAGTTTCCTGGCTTTAAGAAG ACAATATGGTTAAAGTGTACTCAGGAACAAAATGAGGTCATTTTTGTCCCTAGTGGATGGTATCATCAAGTCCATAATTTG GAAGACACAATTTCCATAAACCACAACTGGTTCAATGCCTATAACCTTTCATGGGTG TGGGGCTTGCTTTTAAGAGACTATAATGTGGCTAAGGAGTACATAGAAGATATTCGAGATATCTGTGATGATTTTGAAGGTCTTTGTCAGCGTAATCTTGCTGCCAACACAG GCATGAACTTTTATGATTTCATGATCTTCATCACAAGATTCACGCTGGGCAATATAATCCAGCTTTTCCATCTTCGACACGAGGAAGGTTCTATCAACAATTTACTCACCAAATCTAGATATTTCATCACCAACCTTATGTCTATACGTGCTGTTGCCTCAAAAATAAAAACTGTCGAGGCTTTTGCTGAAGAAAATCTTAAAAGCTGTTCAGTTGAAAATCATACTGCTTTCTCTGATGTTCAGAAAATTTTTGAGGAACCAGAATTCCATGATCTGTGCAGTGCCCTGAAAAGGACATATGAATCTATAGATAATCAATGGGAACAAGATCCTCAAACAAGAACTGCACTGTTCAGTCAGGACTGCTTCAAATGTCTCAAAACCGACTCAGGTTTTTTGGATTTTGTCATATCACCAACTTCAAAGGTTTGTGGTCCAGAAGATTTGGTCAGTTTGATTGATCACGCTATGGAGAAAACCAACGGCAGTTGTTGCAACTTCAGTTTCCCATCTGAACTATTTGATGTGGAACCTTTTGTTGTTTAG
- the LOC103998664 gene encoding putative invertase inhibitor — protein MARHTTLLATLLLAALVATASAEPRATRRLLADNVAAVCQYVTVPQLCTSLAARSGATSFQALTVAAVNEALSTAEEAKATVDRIVAAPITDEKLKAQLGVCLENFGYAVDTLQKAATDLQTGAAHSQSVSHISASVTYVGNCNDAFSENPGLVSPVADITGILKKLVSNSLGLAIGVHMQASRN, from the coding sequence ATGGCTAGACACACAACACTGCTCGCCACCCTCCTCCTCGCGGCGCTCGTCGCCACCGCCTCCGCCGAGCCCCGTGCCACCCGCCGCCTCCTCGCCGACAACGTCGCCGCCGTATGCCAGTACGTCACCGTCCCCCAGCTCTGCACGTCCCTGGCCGCGAGGTCGGGCGCCACGTCCTTCCAGGCCCTTACCGTCGCGGCCGTCAACGAGGCCTTGTCCACGGCCGAGGAGGCGAAGGCCACAGTGGACAGGATCGTCGCGGCTCCGATCACAGACGAGAAGCTGAAGGCCCAACTCGGCGTGTGCTTGGAGAACTTCGGGTACGCGGTCGACACTCTCCAGAAGGCGGCCACGGACCTGCAAACCGGAGCGGCACACAGTCAGTCAGTCTCCCACATCTCGGCGTCGGTCACCTACGTCGGCAACTGCAACGACGCCTTCAGCGAGAACCCCGGTCTGGTGTCGCCGGTGGCGGACATCACCGGCATTCTGAAGAAGTTGGTCAGCAACAGCCTGGGTTTGGCCATAGGCGTACATATGCAAGCATCCCGCAACTGA
- the LOC135649686 gene encoding arginine-specific demethylase JMJ20-like isoform X1, with protein sequence MEEEMGGLGRPPVMIGGEVERVDGRALRYEEFVERYLMPNRPVLLTGLMDDWRAATDWLAPDGRAPNLPFFATHFGDSVVQVADCSKREFTEQKRREMTIAEFISYWLKLSSRKDSSVLRCNDNDESLLYLKDWHFFKEYPDYVAYRTPPCFTDDWLNLYLDSHLIHRDSDIHRDKNEINCADYRFVYMGPKGTWTPLHADVFRSYSWSANVCGRKLWLFLPPSQCHLVFDRNFRSSVYNVYDDVSEAQFPGFKKTIWLKCTQEQNEVIFVPSGWYHQVHNLEDTISINHNWFNAYNLSWVWGLLLRDYNVAKEYIEDIRDICDDFEGLCQRNLAANTGMNFYDFMIFITRFTLGNIIQLFHLRHEEGSINNLLTKSRYFITNLMSIRAVASKIKTVEAFAEENLKSCSVENHTAFSDVQKIFEEPEFHDLCSALKRTYESIDNQWEQDPQTRTALFSQDCFKCLKTDSGFLDFVISPTSKVCGPEDLVSLIDHAMEKTNGSCCNFSFPSELFDVEPFVV encoded by the exons ATGGAGGAGGAGATGGGAGGACTGGGGAGGCCGCCGGTGATGATTGGAGGTGAGGTGGAGCGGGTGGATGGGAGGGCGCTGCGCTACGAGGAGTTCGTGGAGCGCTACCTGATGCCCAATCGCCCCGTCCTCCTCACTGGCCTCATGGACGACTGGAGGGCGGCCACCGACTGGCTCGCCCCGGATGGCCGTGCTCCCAACCTCCCCTTCTTCGCCACCCACTTCGGGGACTCCGTCGTTCAG GTTGCTGATTGCTCTAAAAGAGAGTTTACGGAACAAAAGAGAAGAGAGATGACTATTGCGGAGTTCATTAGCTATTGGCTCAAACTTTCTTCAAGAAAAGATAGCAGTGTCTTAAGATGCAATGATAATGATGAGTCTTTGCTATATCTTAAAGACTGGCATTTTTTCAAG GAATATCCTGATTATGTGGCTTACAGAACTCCTCCATGTTTCACTGATGATTGGCTCAATCTATATCTTGATAGTCATTTGATACATCGAGATTCTGACATTCATcgtgataaaaatgaaataaattgtgCTGACTACCGCTTTGTTTATATGGGACCAAAAG GTACTTGGACTCCTCTTCATGCTGACGTTTTCAGGTCATACAGTTGGTCTGCCAATGTATGTGGGAGAAAACTTTGGCTCTTTCTACCACCTTCTCAGTGTCACCTTGTGTTTGACAG GAATTTTAGATCCTCGGTATATAATGTTTATGATGATGTTTCTGAGGCACAGTTTCCTGGCTTTAAGAAG ACAATATGGTTAAAGTGTACTCAGGAACAAAATGAGGTCATTTTTGTCCCTAGTGGATGGTATCATCAAGTCCATAATTTG GAAGACACAATTTCCATAAACCACAACTGGTTCAATGCCTATAACCTTTCATGGGTG TGGGGCTTGCTTTTAAGAGACTATAATGTGGCTAAGGAGTACATAGAAGATATTCGAGATATCTGTGATGATTTTGAAGGTCTTTGTCAGCGTAATCTTGCTGCCAACACAG GCATGAACTTTTATGATTTCATGATCTTCATCACAAGATTCACGCTGGGCAATATAATCCAGCTTTTCCATCTTCGACACGAGGAAGGTTCTATCAACAATTTACTCACCAAATCTAGATATTTCATCACCAACCTTATGTCTATACGTGCTGTTGCCTCAAAAATAAAAACTGTCGAGGCTTTTGCTGAAGAAAATCTTAAAAGCTGTTCAGTTGAAAATCATACTGCTTTCTCTGATGTTCAGAAAATTTTTGAGGAACCAGAATTCCATGATCTGTGCAGTGCCCTGAAAAGGACATATGAATCTATAGATAATCAATGGGAACAAGATCCTCAAACAAGAACTGCACTGTTCAGTCAGGACTGCTTCAAATGTCTCAAAACCGACTCAGGTTTTTTGGATTTTGTCATATCACCAACTTCAAAGGTTTGTGGTCCAGAAGATTTGGTCAGTTTGATTGATCACGCTATGGAGAAAACCAACGGCAGTTGTTGCAACTTCAGTTTCCCATCTGAACTATTTGATGTGGAACCTTTTGTTGTTTAG